The nucleotide window CTTCTTGGCCGGCTAGGATAAACTTCTTGGTGTTTGCTTGGCTGTCGTTATGCCCAGACATCTTGCTGCGAGGGTTGACGGGAGGGTGGTTGAAGATGTTGGAGAAACTGGACCCAGTTTGACGGCACTGGGGAATACCGATGGAGAAGCGGGCATGACGGCGATGCCCGCGTATGTACTTAAGAAAGTCATGTGCCCAACTTTTCAAGAACACTTGTTGATGTACCCCAAATTTCAACTTCCTGCCGCTCGGGAACAGGAACAGAAGAACCAACAATCCCAGCCTATAACTCTGCATTGCAGCAGACTGGTGCTCAGACCTCCAAGTTCCTGCAAAgactcctcgtcctcccaACGAGGCAACACATCTGTGAGCCGTCTCAGCTCAGACTGTAAACATCGATTTGTTGCGTTATCATCTCAACGACCTTGGCGACGACTCAGAGTCCTGTTCCAAACACCATCAACCCCCATGCCATAATGGCAGAACCCCAATACCCCAAacatcctttccttctctctgTACCAGAGGTTGAGAAGGCCCTCGACACACATATCGACAATGGTCTCTCAACGAACCAGGTGCCGAAGCTGCAGGAGCAGTATGGCGAGAACGAGTTGGACGTAGGCAACACCATTGCCTGGTATACCATCTTCATCAGACAGCTATGCAATGCTATGGTTTTGGTTCGTACCCCATTCCCCAAGCCTCCAATGACGGGAGAGCTCAATGCTGACATCTGGACGTAAATTCTAGGTCCTGATTTTCGCCATGGCTCTGAGCTTTGGTGTCAAGGATTGGGTTGAGGCTGGAGTTCTCGCGGCtgtcatcatcctcaatgTCGGAATCGGATTCTGGCAAGAATACCgcgccgagaagaagatggacgCCCTTCgcgccctctcctcccccagTGCTAGCGTACTCCGTGATGGCAAGACTTCTGTAATTCCAAAGTAAGTTGCCAAAATATCCGCCGACAGAAGAACTGAACGGCCCGCTGACTCATAACCGTACCACAGCGCTCAGGTAGTTCCCGGTGATATCATCCTTCTCAAGATGGGTGACACCGTCCCTGCCGATCTCCGCATCTTCGAGGCCATGAACCTGACCTGCGATGAGTCCTCGCTGACAGGCGAAGCCGAACCTGTCGAGAAGATCACGACCAATGACATTGTGGTTCCCGGCACCGAGAAGCCAGCACTCTCCGAAGGCGATCTTGGCATCGGTGATCGTATCAACATCGCATACGCTACCACCATCGTTCGTAAGGGCCGTGGTCGCGGAATCGTTATTGCAACTGGCATGAAGACCGAAGTTGGTAAGATTGCTGCTTCCACCAACAAGAAGCAACGCAAGGCAGGTAGGTCGATGAGCACCAAGCATGGCCACCTCCAGCCGGTCAAGGGCGCTGGCTTGCGTACGTGGGATTTCATCGGCAAGTTCCTCGGTTTGACCGAAGGCACGCCGCTTCAGATCAAGCTGTCCAAGCTTGCGTATATCCTGTTCTTTTGCGCAATCTTCCTGGCCATCATCGTCTTTGCCGTCAACAAGTTCAACATCCCCACGGAGGTTATTCTGTACGCCATTTCAACTGGTATTGCTATCATCCCGGAGTCCCTGGTTGCTGTCTTGACCATGACCATGGTCGTGGCCACTGCTGTTATGAGAAAGGCCAACGTGGTGGTTCGAGATCTCTCTGCTCTCGAGGCCCTCGGAGGCGTGACCAACATTTGCTCCGACAAAACGGGCACGCTAACACAGGGAGCCATGATCGTCAAAAAGGCATGGCTTCCCCCGTCCAGCGTTTACACCGTCCGCGAttccaccaaccccaacaacccAACCGAGGGCAAAGTAACTTTCTCTCCGGATGACAccaaggcgaagaaggaggaaaaggaacgTGACTACGACCAGGAGAGAACTACCCAGGCCATCAAGTTTGATGTACCGGAAGGTGAGAAGGAAAAGCCGATGCAGCCCAAGGCATCGGAGATGGATGCCGAGGTCACTCCCGACCTCAGGTTGTTCCTTCATGCGACCGCGCTCTGCAACCTCGCCACGGTCCGGTATGACGAAGAGGCTGAGGGCTGGAAGACCACCGGAGAACCCACGGAAATTGCCATTCAAGTTTTCGCCCACCGGTTTGACCACGGAAAGAAGTCCATCGAGGGCAAGGGCTGGAAGCAGGTTGCCGAGTTCCCCTTCGACAGCAGCATCAAGCGCATGTCAGTCGTCTACAATGCGCCCAAGGACAACGAGCTCGGGTATTCTCCCGAGAACAGCATCGTATTCACCAAGGGTGCCGTTGAGCGTGTCCTGGATCTGTGCTCCCACATTGGAACCGGCGACGCCCAGCAGCCCATGTCCGAAGAGGTTAGGGATCGCATTCTGGACCAGATGACTGACTTTGCCTCCCAAGGCCAACGTGTCCTTGCCGTGGCGTACAAGCCGTGGGATGGAGAGTACTCTGCTCCGGATGAAGCCCACAAAGGCGATGATTCCGTCCGTGCTCAAGTTGAGGACAACCTGGTACTGCTTGGTCTGGTCGGCATCTACGACCCGCCCCGCCGTGAGACGACTGGTTCCATCAGCACGTGCGCCGAAGCTGGCATCAAGGTTCACATGCTCACGGGAGACCACCCGGAGACGGCCAAAGCCATCGCTAGGGAAATCGGCATCATTCCTCGCAACCTTGGCGTGCTGCCGGCGGGCGTGGCTGAGAGTGCCGTCATGAAAGCCACTGATTTCGACAAGCTATCAGACGAAGAAATCGACAACCTACAAGAGCTCCCCCTGGTTATTGCTCGTTGCGCCCCTGAGACCAAGACGAAAATGATTGAGGCTTTGAGACGGAGGGGAGCCTTCATGGCCATGACGGGTGACGGTGTTAACGATGCGCCATCGCTCAGCAGAGCGGACGTTGGTATTGCCATGGGATCGGGTTCGGATGTTGCCAAGTCTGCCGCCAAAATCGTGCTGACTGATGACAAGTTCAACAGTATCGTTGCTGCTATTCAGGAGGGTCGCCGCATGTTTGAGAACATCCAAAAGTTTATCCTCCACTTGCTGAGCAGCAACGTCGGCGAAGTCATCTTGCTCATTGCCGGTCTCGGGTTCCGCGACCAGGACGGATTCTCCGTCTTCCCCATCTCGCCTCTTGCCATTCTGTGGATCAACATGGtcacctcttccttcccGGCCTTCGGCTTGAGCAAAGAGCCCGCCTCTCGGGAAGTGATGAGGAAGCCCCCGCACGACCGCAAGAGGGGTGTGTTCTCGAACCAGATTCTGTGGGACATGATCGTGTACGGCATTCTTATGGGGACCTGCACGCTCATGACCTTTATCATTGTCGTCTACGGCAAGTACGGCGGAGATCTGGGCAAGGACTGCAACCGCGGATACAACGACACGTGCATCCCTGTGTTCCGAGCCCGAGCCGCCGTGTTCGCCCTGCTGACCTGGCTGATCCTGCTTAGCGCCTGGGAGTTCAAGAGCATCCGCCGAAGCATGTTCCGCCTCGACCCGGACAACCACAAGAAATTTGCCGTGTTTCACGACCTCTGGTCTAACAAGTTTTTGTTCTGGGCCGTATTGATCGGCCTCGTTAGTGTTTTCCCCACCGTTTACATCCCCGGCCTGAACAGGAACGTGTTCAAGCACACCGACATCAGCTGGGAGTGGGGCGTTATCATTGGCATGTCCATCGTGTATGTGGTTGGTATTGAGTGCTGGAAGGCCGTCAAGCGCCACACGGGCATCCTGGATGATCACAAGGTGCCCAAGAGCGCCTGGAGCCAGGGTGACGATGGCGGAAAGAGAGAGCGGACCATGAGTTTCTCACTTTCTAGGAGCTTCGGGAGAACCAAGAGCTTCTTGGCCAGGACCATGACTAGCTCGACGGCAGGAAACCCTGCTGCCGATGATCTACGGGTCTAAAGGGCgcatgttgatgatgtctcTTTTTGACCTTGTTGTGTTGATTTCGAGTTTTcttttgctgttgtcgttgtgtTTGCGACAGATACCCGGCCTCGGCTCGACTTGCGAGCACCTGGCTAACCAGTGGATGCCTGACGTCGTGGTAGTTAGACATTGCTATGcatttttccttcttcgtgtttttttttttttctttggatAGTTTGAAGTTGACGAAGATGAGAGAAGACACAAATGAGGGGAGGATTAACGAGGGCTAAAAACGAGTGTATGAATTTTCCTTTGATGTGATTCAGCTTTGATACCACGACCTTCCGGGCCTTGTTGCTCTAAGGGTTATTTTTCTGTACATAGCGAAGAGGTGGTGAAGTGAGGATATTTCATGTCGTGCTTCAAAATTAAACGAGTCGTCCAAAAACATTGGAGCTTCCGTTCGTTGTGATCTTGATATAGCCGGTAGTGTGATGTGTACTTCTTCTATGCTCACCTTGTGCCTGCCCGGAGGTACTGAGTCCAATATAGATTTCTGTGTCTTTACTAGCCGAAGAACGTGATGCTCCATGAGATTGATCAGATTCACTGGTTCACGTCGTTTCCTTGGTGGTGTTTCTCCTCCagtatagaaaaaaaaaggggccCCGTTCAGACGTCGGGAGCTTATCGATAAGGAATCAGCATCACCGGGCTCAGGGGTAGAAGTACTTGCAGCGCAGCCCTGGCCCTGGCAGGCATTCATTAGAATACAGGGCAGGCACCACGTAGCCTAGCGCTTTTCCAGCGTAACAGCGACCGGGTCCCCTGAGCCAGCCCGCGTAAAGGACACCTCGAACCTCCACTGACTGAATGAACGCGAGccatcttccatcatcaacggTAGACACCTTCCTCCATTCCTTAGGTTTATCTCGACAATTCAATTCCATCCATTCCTTCGTCGACAGCCGCTCGTTTCACCAACCTCAATAATCTCGTAATAATCAGTCACCATGGCTCCCACCAAGACCACCGGCAAGGATGTGTACTCGGTCATCCTGCCGACCTTCAATGAACGCCAGAAcctccccatcatcacctgGCTCCTCAATCGCACCTTTAGCGAGCAGTATGTCACCACCAGTCCAGTCTATTGCCTTACCCTCATCCCAATTGGCGTTGGTGATATCAATGGTTCCCAGACGCTGACTTGCTCTCAAAACCAGAAACATCGACTGGGAACTCGTAATCGTCGACGACGGCTCCCCCGACGGCACCCAAGATGTCGCCGCCCAGCTCGTTAAGCTCTACGCTCCCCACGTGCAACTGCAGACCCGCACAGGCAAGCTCGGACTCGGCACTGCCTACGTCCACGGCCTCCAGTTCGCCAAGGGCAactacatcatcatcatggacGCCGACTTCAGCCACCACCCCAAGTTCATTCCCCAGATGATCGCCAAGCAGAAGGCCGGCAACTACGACATTGTCACGGGCACCCGCTATGCCGGCGACGGTGGTGTTTACGGATGGGACCTCAAGCGCAAGCTTACCTCCAAGGGCGCCAACATCTTTGCCGATACCGTGCTGCGCCCCGGCGTGAGCGACTTGACCGGTTCCTTCCGGTTGTACAAGAGGGACGTGCTGGAGAAGCTGTTCCAGAGCACGGACATCCGTGGTTTCACCATGCAGATGGCTCTGGCTGTTACGGCCAAGTCCCAAGGCTTCTCGATTGCTGAGGTGCCCATCTCCTTCGTCGACAGAGTGTATGGCGACAGCAAGCTCGGCGGCGAGGAGATTGTGGAATATGCCAAGGGCGTTTTGCAGCTTTGGTGGTCCACGTAAACCGGACCAGGAATAccacaagaagaacaagacgGGAACGGTCTTTctttcgaaatatatataaaagctaaTGGTTGGGCTTTGCCGATGTACAAGTAAGGCTGGGATCTGGGTTGCATGGCGTTTTTGTTCTCGTTCCGCGTACATATCTTTCTGGAGGGCTTCGCTAATTGACTGATGATTATATTGAGGTTTTGGTCATGAATCATTCTGGATATCTTGCGCTCTACGCTACAACAACACACAGCCTCAACCCGCTTAGCAATTCCTGCCGCCCGTCACACTGATAGTCTGCCCAGAGATGTACGAGCTCAGGGGAGAGGCAATGGCCAAGACAGCACTGGCAGCCTCAGTTGCTGAACCGGGTCTCCTGAGGGGGATATCTGCAAAGGGAACCGGCCCTCCAGCCTTTTGGGCATTCTGCTTCTGTGGAATACCCAAAGCAACCTTTTGACCATCAACCTCCACAAACGCACCAGCCTCCTTGTTGGCCGTCAACCGAGTCTCGATATGTCCAAAGGCAATGGTGTTCGCTCTGACACCAAAAGCCGGACCCCACTCCTTGGCTATCGTCTTGCTAAGGCCAACCACACCGGCCTTGGCCATGGCGTAGTTGAGCTGGCCAGCGTTGCCGTGCAGACCGGAGGTGGAagagatgttgatgatgttgcgtGGCTCGCCGTCCTTGACGCGGAAGAAGGGAGCTGCTTCACGGATGAGCTTGAAGGCGGCAGTACCGTGGAGGGCGATGATGGTCTCCCACTGCTTATCGGTCATCTGTTTCTGTGTTAGCATCAACAGCACCTTTTTCCCGATCAGAGATATTGTACTACCTTGTGAACGACGGCATCCCATGTGAAACCAGCATTGTTCACGATTATGTGAATCTTGCCATTGCCAAACTCCGCAGCCTTCTTCACCAGCTTTTCGATGTAGTCGTCCTTGAGAAGGTCACCGGGAACAGAGATGGCCTTGCCTCCGCTGGCATCGATCCTATTCACAGTAGCTTGGGCTTTGGCGGCGTCGATGTCAGAAACAACAACCTTGGCTCCTTCATTAGCGAAGAGTCTAGCACATTCGGCGCCGATGCCCTGGGCGGCaccggtgatgatgactaCTTGGCCGGCGAGAAGGCCTTGGGGGTAGTTGAGGTGGCTGGCGATTTGCTTTATCCTGTCCGCCATGGTGGAGTGATGGTCGGGTATCCTATACTTGATTGGAGGGGTTGTGCTAGTCACAGAAACGCGTGAAACTGAAGCTCTGGTAAGAGACCACAGGATCACCGTCAATATGTATACTCCTTCAACATCTTCCTGGAGAGACAAATTCCAGCCGAGGTACATCTCCAGTCAATCATCCCAATCAGCTTCTTATTATCCCTAGTTACCTAATACCCCGCATATTGAACTGAATGTTGCCAATGTCATCTCATCGACGCTTAACCCTTCCCGTCTTGTTGTTCGTTTTgagatggaagaggaagggactGAGCATTGGTTTCAAATATTCTTCTCCAAACGTTTGCGGACTCAAGATACAATACCGTTCAAATTCAAAACGAATTACCATCATCCACCAGATACTTCCCTTGTTTAAAGACGGCAATACAATAGATAAATCAAGCATGACCGGATCACGGCAGTTGTTGTCGTGGAAATGGTTCCCCAGAGGCCATCAGGGTGTCAAGGCACGACCCGGCACGCAACAGCACCCCTGCCACAGCGTGGGGAAGCCGCTGTGCTGCCCCGCAATCCACTGCGGGACATGCCTTCCAGCAGCGACTCCATCTCATTCCCTTGTGACAGTGACACAAGCGGAATTCGCGATAAACAATACTGGATTTAGCTCTCGACATCCAAAATCAACAAAACACCACAAGAAACATCGACAGAGATGCAGAGAAATAAGGCCGGAAGAACGTCCTCGGGGCATCAGTTCTCACGACTCAAGCCCGCAGAGATTGATCCTTTGGCCGAATACGGCCTCCCCTCAAAGGGAGAGAAGAGGTGATGATACTCTACCCCATCTCTCGCTCCAAGTAGCTCACCTTGCTCTTACAATGAATGCTGACATCATCAACTCCAAACCAAACAGACTTCTCAACCACAAGACCCAAGAAGCCTACTACTCCAAAATTGCCGAGCGCTATCTCGCCTTCTGCACCGACGCCGGCGACCGCGACTCTCTCCAAAAGCAGTTCTCCCGTCTAGCCGTCGGCGAGACCACCAGCACTAACACGTCGACACCGCTTCTCCCAGCCGgctcaacatcaacaccgccatcctcctcctcgtcccacTCCCACGAAGCTTCCACACCCCAACTTCCCCCACCCTCCGACCTCTCCCAGATCCTCTCCGCCCTCCGCAAACTCCGTGAAGCCCTCGTCGCCTCCTCACGCCTCGACGACTTCACCGCACAAGTCTACCTTTTCGCCGTGCGCCTCGGCattctctcttcctccttcgagACCTacctcccttctcttctctacCTCCTGCGCGTCATTCACCGCTCTCCCACGCATCCTTTGACGTCCGTCGAATACCACGAGGTTGTCTCGTATCTTGTGCTGGACACAGCCTGTCGCCGGGGAGACCTGGCCGAGGCGTATGCGTTGAGGAATCGGTATAAACTGAGAGACCCCAAAGTGGATGCTACGCTGAAAGCGCTGGTGACGGATGATTGGGTGAGTTGGAGACGGACCAAGAGAGCTGTGGATGGGTACAGAGTCAAGTTGATGGAGTTTGCGGAGCCGGGGATGAGAGGACATGTCCTGAAGGCGTTTGGGAGGGCGTATCTGAGTGTGGGGGTGGAGTATTTGGAGGAGACGATGGGGATGAAGTGGGAGGACATGGTGGAGCGATTTGGGGTCGGGTGGGAAATGAACAATGGAAGGGTGGTGATTAGGAAGATTGGGGGGAAGACGCAGTGAAGTGGGAGGTAGATTGGATGGTAGTGGCGGTTGAAGTAATGGGAGGGTTATAATGCGGAGGGGGCCTTGAGTTCAGGACACAAACGGGGGTGAGGCCGTGGGTGGTGAAAGCCCGAGGATGGGATAAGAAGTGGATCACGGCTCAGGAGATGTTGCGAGTTGGCGAGCGTGCTTTCATTATGGTGCGCTACATTTATACTTGATACCCCTTTTTATTTGCTATTACGTCTGAGGCTTCGTACAAGTCGAGGTGCAGGGCTGTTGGTTGTGCGACTGCACTGAGCTCCTGGTGTATTTTTGTTGCCAGTTATCATTGGTTTCTTCATATCAGTTGCCGTCCTACGATCCTACAAGGACAAGCAGCCGATTTAACCGACAGCACACGTGGGGAGGGGGTTGACTTCAAGCTTGCTCGCTCGATGAGTGAGGGGTTACACAAGCATTGTATAGCGGTACTTGATCGAAGTTGCCGTGGTATTAACATTTCATTATATCATATCTTTTGCTTCATGCATATCCAAGGCCCGTCACTTCATCATGACCATTACATTATACAGTATTTCCCAAACCCTAATCACCTCTTAAAGGAGGGCAACGGCAGCCATGAGGCCACCAATGGCACCAAGACCGGCAGCGGCAGTCTGTCTGGGGCCGGGGTTGCTGGTGTGAGTGCTGGTAGCCGCGCTGCTGGCAGCGCTCTCAATGCTGCTAACGGCCGAGGACAAGGCGGCGCTGTTGGAACCAGTGACAGTAGTGGCAGCAGCGGTACCGGTACCGGTGGTGACGACGGCGGTAGCGGAAGCGCTGCcaccggtggtggcggtggcagCGACGGTCGCGCAGGTGGCCTTGGTAGGGAAGTTTGTGGCACCGTTGTTCTTGCAGAACTATTTCAAGGTGATGTTAGAAGCCTGATCTGACCTGCTTCGCGATGATCCAGATGTATATTGGAGGACGTCGAAAACTTACGGTGGAAGCGAAACCGGCGGCAGCATCAAGCTCGCTGGCCGAGCACTTCGACAGAAGGCAGCATTGGATGTCCTTGATGAAGGTCTCGTCCGTGCAGATGCACTTGGGGTCGCGACCGCAGTTACCGATGCCGTTGGTGAGGTAAGGGGTGGCACATTCGGTCTGTTTGTTTATGGGTTGTTAATAATGTTCATTCCGTTCTTCAATGGACCTAGATCAAAAGAcaggaggcgaagaaggtggaaATTGGTAAACTTACAGCGCAAGGTGGGAGGTTACCAAGGTCCTGGGCAGCAGCGAAGCTGGCGAAAGCGAGGGAGAAAAGGGCAGCGGTGACCTTCATGTTTGCGGtgtttgtggtggtgatgatggtgttttGGTGGTTGGATTGGACGTTATTATGAAAAGAGGAAACGGAGCAGGATGAATCACAAGAAGagagacaagaagaagaagcagaatgTACAACACGATCGGGAATGGGCATTCTCGTCATATATGTcactctctctcctccaaTTGGCGATGTCCATTGAAGAGGCGCCAATCAACGCCCCTAGAGTGGTAGCGATGGCCGCGAACCCCTGGCAGCTCGCCTGGCCACTCGATCCAAGCCAGGATGGAGGAGGTACCTGATCACAGTGGTAACACTAGTGGAAGCCAATGAGAAGCTTGAATTGAGCTAAGCAACGTGGTGAGAGATCAGGCAGCCGTTGTGTTGGAACTCGCTCGGTTCCTTTTCAAAAAGGTAAAATGTGTTTAATGTGTATTTACCCGCCCCTTAAActttgtacactacactagaacGGAGGACGTCAGCCGTGTTACCTGGAAACCTTAACTGTGTATTTCCGATAATGTTGTGGTGGAAAACAGGAAAGCAAAGGAAAGCGAACCCACAATGACCACTGGAACTGCTGATCGGGCCCGGAGTTACTCCCTCGAACGTCTCACCTCGTAGGGATCTTAGTCATTGATAGGAGACCAGCTGGAATCCGATCTTCGGTATGATCTGAGCTTGGCTGTGTCTGCTTAGCCGCAGTTTCCTCGAAGCCAAAAGGATTGTCTCTACGCATTTGGTAAACCTCGGCGCAGTTTGTTCCCCGTTCTTTTCAAACCTCGAGAATCGCAACTATCCGCAAAGTACTCCAAAAACTATCTGTTGAAAAGCTTACAAGcaaccatcaacatcaccactacactactaccaGGGTGCCCACGTGCCGGGTTATGCCCTGTTCATCATcggggaagatgatggacACCAACTCCGCTGCACACAGCGCCAATAGAACGGTGGCGAGAGCCCACAACAAACCAAAGTCAAGCTTTCAGGGGCTGGTTCCGGGGTCGGTGCAGTCCCCAGATTCTTTGTCGCGGGTTGCTGATCATCCGAGGCTGAATCAAATAGGTTGAGAAACCGCAGTCGGTCAAGATGGCGGTGGGTTGAGTTGGCTGTCAAGCACTTTATGGGTATTGACAAAGCGAACATAACTGCCTCGATGGGAGAAGAGCGGTATCTCGAAAAGTAAAACTAAAATCATGGCGTTGGGAACCATCACCAGATCCGGCACTCTCAAGAGATTTTGGTGGCTGACATCGGCGATACTTTTCCCGCCAAGACACACTGACACTCGGTGATATTGGCCAGTAAGCTCCGAAGCAGGCGTGTGAAAAGCCCTGGAAAAGGTAACCTTGGGTTTCAACAGCTAGCTGGACGACCAGTCAGAGGCAGTTCTCATCTCCTCGAAATTTCCACTGCCTCTTGACTGCGCCCAACTCGTTGGTCACCATCCACTTGTCAAAGCCAGATCAACACTTGCTTACGTGCAAGTAGACGAGGCACTGTCGACATTCATTCTCGCATTTGCTTATCTCATTGTGATTTTTGGGCGGGTTTCATTGCTTCAGTTCAGCTACCTTGTCGGCACGAGCCGCGACCCAAACAACCAGTCGGTCTTGATCGCGATGCCACTTACACCTTGAAAGCTTCTTGTGCTCTTTATCCAACTTGTTACACACACTGAATCCTacccgtagaggtacccagaCGTGTCAGAGACCGAGGCACAAGATGGGATTGGGAATTCTCGAGGACCGAGTCCTTGAACATGTCCCTGGTGTGTGAAGATGTTCATAGTTTCCGACTGAAGCCCTCAGCAACTCGGACGACCTGTGTACTAACTAGCCAATCTATCAGGGACAACACAGTATTTCGATGACCCAGAGAGACCACAATATGCCACCGACGGCGCCCATGAACATCTCAAGTGCGACCGAAGCGGCCCAGTGCCCATCGTCCTGGTCCCTCAACCAACAGATGATCCAAATGATCCTTTGAACTGGCCGCTCTGGCGCCGCGACCTCATCACCCTCGTCCTCTCCATCACTTCGGTCTTCGCCACCGCCTTAGGCCCTATCCTCGCTGCCGACACTGTTCTCCTTGTCAGCACCCTCAAAGACGTCACCT belongs to Neurospora crassa OR74A linkage group IV, whole genome shotgun sequence and includes:
- a CDS encoding calcium-transporting ATPase 3; translation: MAEPQYPKHPFLLSVPEVEKALDTHIDNGLSTNQVPKLQEQYGENELDVGNTIAWYTIFIRQLCNAMVLVLIFAMALSFGVKDWVEAGVLAAVIILNVGIGFWQEYRAEKKMDALRALSSPSASVLRDGKTSVIPNAQVVPGDIILLKMGDTVPADLRIFEAMNLTCDESSLTGEAEPVEKITTNDIVVPGTEKPALSEGDLGIGDRINIAYATTIVRKGRGRGIVIATGMKTEVGKIAASTNKKQRKAGRSMSTKHGHLQPVKGAGLRTWDFIGKFLGLTEGTPLQIKLSKLAYILFFCAIFLAIIVFAVNKFNIPTEVILYAISTGIAIIPESLVAVLTMTMVVATAVMRKANVVVRDLSALEALGGVTNICSDKTGTLTQGAMIVKKAWLPPSSVYTVRDSTNPNNPTEGKVTFSPDDTKAKKEEKERDYDQERTTQAIKFDVPEGEKEKPMQPKASEMDAEVTPDLRLFLHATALCNLATVRYDEEAEGWKTTGEPTEIAIQVFAHRFDHGKKSIEGKGWKQVAEFPFDSSIKRMSVVYNAPKDNELGYSPENSIVFTKGAVERVLDLCSHIGTGDAQQPMSEEVRDRILDQMTDFASQGQRVLAVAYKPWDGEYSAPDEAHKGDDSVRAQVEDNLVLLGLVGIYDPPRRETTGSISTCAEAGIKVHMLTGDHPETAKAIAREIGIIPRNLGVLPAGVAESAVMKATDFDKLSDEEIDNLQELPLVIARCAPETKTKMIEALRRRGAFMAMTGDGVNDAPSLSRADVGIAMGSGSDVAKSAAKIVLTDDKFNSIVAAIQEGRRMFENIQKFILHLLSSNVGEVILLIAGLGFRDQDGFSVFPISPLAILWINMVTSSFPAFGLSKEPASREVMRKPPHDRKRGVFSNQILWDMIVYGILMGTCTLMTFIIVVYGKYGGDLGKDCNRGYNDTCIPVFRARAAVFALLTWLILLSAWEFKSIRRSMFRLDPDNHKKFAVFHDLWSNKFLFWAVLIGLVSVFPTVYIPGLNRNVFKHTDISWEWGVIIGMSIVYVVGIECWKAVKRHTGILDDHKVPKSAWSQGDDGGKRERTMSFSLSRSFGRTKSFLARTMTSSTAGNPAADDLRV
- the dpm gene encoding dolichol-phosphate mannosyltransferase, with the protein product MAPTKTTGKDVYSVILPTFNERQNLPIITWLLNRTFSEQNIDWELVIVDDGSPDGTQDVAAQLVKLYAPHVQLQTRTGKLGLGTAYVHGLQFAKGNYIIIMDADFSHHPKFIPQMIAKQKAGNYDIVTGTRYAGDGGVYGWDLKRKLTSKGANIFADTVLRPGVSDLTGSFRLYKRDVLEKLFQSTDIRGFTMQMALAVTAKSQGFSIAEVPISFVDRVYGDSKLGGEEIVEYAKGVLQLWWST
- a CDS encoding 3-oxoacyl-(acyl-carrier-protein) reductase, producing MADRIKQIASHLNYPQGLLAGQVVIITGAAQGIGAECARLFANEGAKVVVSDIDAAKAQATVNRIDASGGKAISVPGDLLKDDYIEKLVKKAAEFGNGKIHIIVNNAGFTWDAVVHKMTDKQWETIIALHGTAAFKLIREAAPFFRVKDGEPRNIINISSTSGLHGNAGQLNYAMAKAGVVGLSKTIAKEWGPAFGVRANTIAFGHIETRLTANKEAGAFVEVDGQKVALGIPQKQNAQKAGGPVPFADIPLRRPGSATEAASAVLAIASPLSSYISGQTISVTGGRNC